aaataaattagtttttttagaaTCAGATTTGAATCTTCATTCACAACAAATTTCAATAATATTTgaatctttttaaaaagtaatttgaaTAAGttctgttctcatacagagttccccaatggtggagcaaactaccttccactaccagatcaggagaatctctcgctatctttaagaaactcctgaagacagagctcttcaaagatcacttactctcttaacacctctaacaagctaactaattctaacctcatttccttcttcccctccttcactcctctatcctattattcccctttgacctccttttatccctatccaaagatgatttctgccaaatgtaatgtaatgtaatgtaatgtaaaaagttaTTTCGAAGATTAAAAACCtttgtaaaagtactgtaaaTCAGTTTTCAAGTCCTTGTTTTAAAAGTAGTTCCAATTCATTTTTAATaagacaatattttttaaaatatcaagatttttaaAAGGTAGTTCATAtcagtttttaaaaagtaaaaaatatagatataataatatatttttaaatatttttaacagtacttttttaaaagtttaaatccgttaaaaatatttaaagctttttaaaataaaaaaaatcaaatctgtTTAAGAAAGATTCGAATCATTATTAAGAGTATTATAAATCCGTTTAAAAATATTCTAATCATTTTTAGAATGTAgtttgagtattattattatttattaactgtttatttaGTATATGATATGGTTTGAATCAGTTGACAGAAAGACTCGAATCCGGCACTGCGCAGCAGCGTCTGTGCAGTGTGTCGCTCGGACAGAGGGTGGCGGTGTCGGGTCTGAGCGGTTGGGAGAGCGCGCGGCGAGGAGAAGGCTGTGTGTGAATGAGCGCTGGAGAGTCTGTTGGTTGATTCAGTAGCAGCGCTGCAGGTCTGTGAGATAACTCGCATGGTGTTTAGCtgttgagttttttttagttGAACCGCGGACATGTCTGGAAGCGCTGGAGAATGGTGTCTGATGGAGAGCGACCCGGGGGTCTTCACAGAGCTCATTAAAGGCTTCGGTGAGCGGCGTGTTTATTTACTACAGCCGCGTTAGCGAGCTAGCGGGCTAACGGAGCTAAGTGCTAGCGGGGTGATGATGCTGGAGTGTGTGCTGTTTATTATCTCCCACCTGCTGAACCTGCGGATGAACAACAGGAACTCCGCTAGATAAACTCTGCTGACTCTTTTAGCCACTTGGGAGCTCATTTGGCCAGTTAATAATGAGCTTATAGCTAGAATATAGCACTAGAATATAGCTAGAATATAGCACTAGAATATAGCACTAGAATATGAGTCAGCTCTGCTAGGTTAGCTTGGCTGTGGTAATGAATGAGGAGCTAGCATGacacttagctaacctagcttacctagctaacgttacctctcCTCCCACCTTCAGCCTCCAAACAGCAGACCTGGCTATTTAACAATTGATTCTTAAAGCTGAGAAGAAGCTCTTTATAAAGAAACATAGTTAGCTAAGTGACTTAATTAATGTTTAACTATGTAGTAGCTGTTTATCATGACTCTTGAGGAAACCCTTTCATTTACAACATATTTTCTTCTCTATTTTATTAATGTTAGGATGTAAAGGAGCACAAGTAGAGGAGATCTGGAGCATGGAGCCAGAGAACTTTGAAAATCTCAAGTAAGAAATGTTCCTAATGATTTTATCCCGTTGTGCAGTGTTCTTTCAGTTAGCACTTAAGTTTGTTGACATTTGTTTTTGTTCCAGACCAGTCCATGGCCTAATTTTCCTCTTCAAATGGCAGCCTGGTGAGGAACCAGCAGGATCTATTGTACAAGACTCAAGACTCGACCAGATATTTTTTGCCAAACAGGTGGGTATGTCCTTCATACCTACAGCTcaaaatttaaaaacctctggaatataatcaagaggaagatggatgatcacaagccatcaaaccaaactgaactgcttgaattgttgtatCTGAGCAGTGAATAAACCTGTGCTGAGCACCATGTCTTAAAGACTGCTGTACTATCTCTATTCCTATTTGGATGTGGTGGGGTTTAAAAGTCTGAGATAACTGCTGGATAAGAAATTTACCTTTTCGATGTAGAAATGgtgcaaaaaagaagaaaatcacaTATAGCATATTTTTAATGTTGTATCAGGCTTTTGCCCTAGCTCCCTAGCTCCAATGCTGTTAACCTTCAGAAATATTGAATACAAGTTGAgtgatgttttgtctttatgtttTAGGTTATTAACAATGCCTGTGCCACACAAGCGATAGTCAGTGTGCTGTTGAACTGTACGCATTCCGATATGCACCTGGGGGAAACACTCACAGAGTTCAAAGAATTCTCAAACAGTTTTGATGCAGCAGTAAGtttgatctatatatatatttttagcactTGTGTCCATTTAAAGTaaattctaatgttttttttccctccatctttccttttgaatatattttacatatgttTTGAGAGACTGTTGCATGTTTTTGTTTGTCTCTTTAAGATGAAGGGTCTTGCTCTCAGTAATTCTGAAGTGATTCGACAAGTTCACAACAGCTTTGCCAGGTAGGACCATTTTTTCTCCCTTTACTTCTTGATTATTAGAGATGTCTCATTAtgtcatacacaataatattatgATTTTAAAGCGATAAGAAAAATGCAGATTGTAGTAATAGGGGTATTCtttcttgaaagcagtctattttgtattaattttgcTTTTTACTGTAAAGTTTTAAAGATATTTGTTCAGAATCTCttctgtttgtttgcagtttatatgcatgtattaaatgtgtttgtaCACTAGTTTTGTGGtcattttattgttaatacatTCTTTATGTTGTGGTGTTTTCTCTTTTtacgttattattattgttattattattattattattattattattattaaatgttgttgttgtgatattgttttagggcaatattacccacccctacttttcacacttttttattttgctgtctGTCTGAGTGatgcacttaaaaacttttatttatttttttttctctacagacAGCAAATGTTTGAGTTTGATGCGAAGTCCACATCTAAAGACGAAGATGCTTTTCATTTTGTGAGCTACGTGCCAGTTAATGGAAGACTGTATGAACTGGACGGGCTTCGTGAAGGACCAATCGACCTTGGTAAAAGCACTTAAATCTGTGGAATTTAaagaacctttttaaaaataCTGATCTGGTGGCATCTGCATTCAACTACTTTTGTGCAAATGCACAACCACAGCTTGTTAAGTCACTGTAGAGAAGTACAGCAAGTAGTATAGGGCTGGGTGGTGCTAGGTATGGGCTAGAGGCTATAAAGCCCCTCAGCATCAAGCTGTGGTGCAGTGGAGCTGTGCTCTCTGAAATGATTGTGCTACATTCAATATTTCTGGAATGAGTTGCAGAGGTGGGTTGGcaatcatccaacattctgacctcactaatgctcttattGCTGAATAATCAAATCTTCACAGAACTGAAGTATGTTGTAGAAAGCTTGACCAAATTCTGCAGTTATGACAAACTTTTTGTCAGACAGTTTGTCAGACTTATATACATTATGCCCTGTGGAACCTTTGCATTATATGGGCAAATGTTATGGGACACATATTTACTTtatgtttcttttaaaatatagAGTTTTAGAATGAAGCTtggggaaggctttctactgtAATGTGgggcatttttgtttttttgtggatttgattgcatttagcaacaaggaAATTAGTAAGGTCAGAATTTTTAGTGTTCACCACCAACTCGTTCACCTCCAACTCTCCTACCTATCCAAAAGGTATCCAAATCagagctccatcatttcagataacacagctccactgctccaaGGCTCAATGCTGGGTGGGCTTTATATTCCCCTAGTTCACCCCTAGTATTAGACATTGTGCCAGTTGTTTGTTTATCTGATCTAGGGAGTTTTACAGAACTGTGTGGGCATTTAGACATCTGTCTCAGCAATGGGTGCCTCATTAGAAGAGTtatccataaacatttggacttGGGACTTATGTCTGTTTTGTGCCTTTTGAACTCATGGTGTTCTGTTCTCTCTGCTTAAaaaaagaattgttttttttaattatttttaggtGCGTGCAACCAAGATGACTGGATTAATGCAGTCCGGCCAGTAATTGAAAAAAGAATACAAAAGTAGGTTTTTTCTaagcacatttttcattttttttaagttttctgtgatttaaattatttttaactgGTCTTGCTTTTTGATTATCAGGTACAGTGAAGGTGAAATCCGTTTCAACTTGATGGCCATTGTGTCAGACCGCAAGATGATTTATGAACGTAAAATTTCAGAACTACAGGCCCAGCTTTCAGAGGTAAGTGCCCAGTGCCAGTGTGGGTTGTTTAAAGCAGTGTTTTGACCTGTGGGCTTAGAGTTAGTGTTTTTCTTATTTGACACAGGAAGAGCCAATGGACACAGACCAGGGCGGAAATCTCCTCAGCTCCATCCAGTCAGAAATCGCCAAGTACCAGCTCCTGATTGAGGAGGAAAATCAGAAACTTAAAAGATATAAAGTATGTTTACACATTTACTTTTATGTTTGGTCAGTGTACTCTAGGCTAACATGCCAAATGTCTTGAGGGtagcagtatgcaaattgatcatGATATACCTTAGTGGACAGCAATACGATTGGCCACatctgtatacattgtgaggtgttacctcGTAAGTGAGGCTGAATTTTTGTCTGTGTTTTCGGCAAGATGTATTATCAGACTTCAAGCTAGGCCTGATAGTGGTTGGCAGATAGATGTGGAATTTAATTTCTTTTGCTGTGCAAGTTTTAATATTCCTTGGTCCACATTGTCACTTGTGTACCAGGAAAACAGCATAGAATCCATTGCCACCATAAATAGCAGTAATATATGCCTGATGTAAAAATAATACAACAGCATAACAATGCATTTAGACATCctcagttccattattgctgtttattgtttggttataaacactttaaACTAAAATACTTGCTCTGCTCTGTTTGAAGATTTGCTGTTTGGCTGGTAAGCGCTACATCGTTGGTTACCTgttatacatggagagctttggttataATGCATTACCAgttgataatggcactcatacaATGCCTCTCTGacaattacattgcagggtcggaactagctgtggtataataatagtaaaataaacgTAAATTGATTTCAACACAGACATTTTGTAAATATAAAACTAATGTAACCAGTTCATTTTACTAGACTTTATTATGCAAGCACAGATTGCTTCAGGTCATGTAGCACTGTGTTAATGGGCTCTGGTCACAGTGAATAAGTAGAACAAATGCTTAGCACTTGGTTTCATGCACCTGTTGACCAAATGCAAATTCTATGTCTGCAACCTGGGAACAGTTGTGGTATTTTCCACTAGTTCAAAAATTCTGTTATTTGGTTACAGGAACAGCCtctttacattaattattttttgatgCTGATACAGTTTAATAGCTTAGGATAATTCTAGCTACCATAAGACACCAAGACAAGCCACACGTTTTAAACAATTGTTTGTAATAGTTAATAAAgataaatttatttaaatgtaaagtggTACGATGATGATAGGTTTGCAGTGATATGCCATTGTTGGGTATACAAAGGAAGGCGTATTGAGGTTATCATATTGTGTACATTTGCTTAATGCtggaaattatatttaaaaagaaatgcaACCAGGTAGAGAATCCCTCCAATCTGTTACTTGTTTAAAACTAGAGTTTAAAAAGCAGGCATTCAATCGATTGATTGAGAAATTAACCTTTTATCCACAAGGAATTTAAGGATATAATTAATCATTAGCTGGAAATAAAATAGTTGAATAGTTGAAAAGTTTATGAATGTATATGTAACATCTTTCCATGTAGAAAAAGTAAATACATAAAGAGATCTGCACACAAAGTGAAGCTTTTTTGAACACATTGTTTCAAGCTTTAACTATagcaaatctttttttaaataaaaaaacgtgTTTTTATTCCTTAATCTATGCAGCTACTGCGaccactactactaataataataataatacctacAACAGCAACTATTGTGAAATaccatgttatgtttttttaaatggtccTCATACCATGAAAATCTCATCTCATATCAATGCAACCCTGAATAATGATATTTATATCCTACTGTAacttatgaattttttttttatatatatttctagatTGAAAACATCCGAAGGAAGCACAACTACCTACCCTTTATCATGGAATTACTGAAGACCCTCGCTGAGTACCAACAGCTGATACCACTGGTTGAAAAGGTATGGTTGTAAAGTTGGAACACTTATCTGCTGTAGATTTAAAGGCACATGTAGTAAATGTAAAACcaaaactgagattaaaacatgttttagatTAAATCAACAAATGTTACTCTTAGACTTGCTTTAGATCCATATTTGTGAATGCAGTATTCAAAGTACAGTTGTTGGTATGCCACTAGAAGGCAGTATTGATGTAATTTAGAAAGTCCTGCTCTTCCTGTCACTGTTGGGAGGCGTACTTTATAGAAATTattgtcttcttctttttcttgaaTGCGCTATCTGGTTCTTTAGTTGCTTTcaaaaatatatcatttaatGTACCATAAATGTAATTTTGATTCTACAAAAGGATTATTTTTCTAAATGGTAGCTGTATTGTAGGTCAATAGTAATGTGTTTAATCTCTTTTTACTTCCAGGCTAAAGAAAAGCAAAGTGCCAAAAAAATTCAAGAAGCAAAGTAATAACAGCACATTTTTCCAGTCATTTGTGTAATTTGCCACGGAAACCTCCCCAATGTACATTCGTCATCTGTTCTATTAAGAGCACCTGTAAACTGAACTCAAGTGTGGTGCTTGCATTCATATTGTCTAAAAGCTTCCACGCTTGCATGCagagaaatgtttaaataaacctGTCCTATTTTCATATAAATTCCATTGTTGGTGAAAACAATTAtggtttgattttgtttttattttcccttttttgagattttatttaaaatgtttaccttTAAAAAGTTGGGACAGATTTGTCACATTTAAGCATTTAGCAATTTATGTTTGTAACTAACTTAATAGATTcagatatagaaaaaaaacattatttgttCTGTTTATGGTTTTACAGTGATGGAAAACAAGAAATTATgaaaattatttctttatttatttctatttaatcgGTCTGCTTGATTGTTACTTATTAAAACCAGGGTCAATCTGAAGGTTTATAGAGATTTCACTTATTTTAGAAAAATCTATAACTCCTTATATACAACTGGGATTTACTTTATTACAGTTATaatgcaaaaacattaaaatgtagtaTAATTTAAGACTGGTCATTGCCATTTACATTGTGTCTAGGTCTAGAATGAGgtttttactttgacttctattgaaagttaaataGGTGTAAGGATTGATGGATGCATAGATGGATAGCTAGATGCAAGATGCTACTGTGCAATAACTATATTTTAAAGGCAGTGTGAATTATTTTAAAGAGCATG
The DNA window shown above is from Astyanax mexicanus isolate ESR-SI-001 chromosome 16, AstMex3_surface, whole genome shotgun sequence and carries:
- the uchl5 gene encoding ubiquitin carboxyl-terminal hydrolase isozyme L5 encodes the protein MSGSAGEWCLMESDPGVFTELIKGFGCKGAQVEEIWSMEPENFENLKPVHGLIFLFKWQPGEEPAGSIVQDSRLDQIFFAKQVINNACATQAIVSVLLNCTHSDMHLGETLTEFKEFSNSFDAAMKGLALSNSEVIRQVHNSFARQQMFEFDAKSTSKDEDAFHFVSYVPVNGRLYELDGLREGPIDLGACNQDDWINAVRPVIEKRIQKYSEGEIRFNLMAIVSDRKMIYERKISELQAQLSEEEPMDTDQGGNLLSSIQSEIAKYQLLIEEENQKLKRYKIENIRRKHNYLPFIMELLKTLAEYQQLIPLVEKAKEKQSAKKIQEAK